Genomic segment of Bdellovibrio bacteriovorus:
TCTAAGAATACAGCAAAAGAAAAAACTAACAGTTCCTCCAACGGGCTCACGACGGGCCCGTTTCCTATTTTAACTAACGACGTGACGCAAACGCTTACTTCCACCGTGGAAGTAAAATTTCATTCGAAGAGTCACCCCGACGATTTCAAAAATCAAATCAACGTAAAAACCGGCGAAGCCCAGAAAAAACACCAGCTCCCATTTCGGGATTTTTTTTTATTGTCTAGAGATGGAGTCGCCTCAGCAAGATTTGCAAGGGAAGTGGTTTGATGCTTCTCCGAAGGAAGGCCTTCGCCGGCGCACGATGCGCGAACCGCCTGAAAGGCGGCGGCGACGAACCACGATGGTGTGCCGACCGCAGCGAGAAGCTTCAAACCACTTCCCTTGCAAATCCCCCGCTCGAAGCCAATTCCAAGCCCCAGAAAAAAAATCCCGAGGGACTTTCGTCCCTCGGGCCCTGCTCACCACCAAACAAGATGTAATCATTTAGTCATCAAGCTGTCGTACAAGTTGCAATCAAGTTGTTATCAAAAGCTGATGGCGGCTTTAGATGCAAATCCAAATGTAAAACTATTCTCTAAACCGTCGTTGCCATTTTTAAAGGCGTCACCCGGGAAGAGAAGACCGACTTGATTCACCCACTGAATTCTTTCAGATGGTCTGTAAATCACTTCGATATCCCATTCTAGGCCCAGATCTTTTGAAGAATCAACAGAGTTTTTTACGACATTAGAAATTTGTGCCCACACGAGTGTGTTGCGAACATCCACTTTTTCATTCCATGCGTAGTTCACTGAAGGTGCAACGTAGATGGTGTTGCTCACAAGTTCATCATCCGCAGAGTTTCCAACATTCGCAGAATTTCCCGCCGTTGCATCCGCTTGAGAAACATCTGTGCGGTACGCATTCGTGTTCAAGAAATCTTTTCTGCCTAAACGGTGATTGAAAAGAAGCATTGCCGGCCCGTAGTTGCGGTTGAAAGCGTAACCGCTGAACTCTGTTGATGACGGGTCATCTCCAGTCGCCATACCTAACATCAATTTGTAATCCCATTTGGATTCATTCTTCTGGCTGTAAACTTCAGCTGCGATACCGAAACCATTCACGCTGACGTCTTCTGTGCCTTTTGTCACTCCAGACTCACCACTTTGGAAACCAGCTTCTAATTTGAACCCGAAAGCATCAAAGCCACGACCCAAAACGAAGTTCGTTCTTTGGATGTTCATATCTGAGTTCATGCTGTCGCCGCCCATTGCAGCTACTTGTCCGTCCGTGTAAGCCAAAACTTCTTTTACGCCTTTAACGTTTTCTTGATAAACGCCAAGCAAAGATTTGTTCTCTTCACTTTCATATTGAAGTTGGAAACCCAATGTAGAGATCGTTCCACCCTGACCGTAACCGCTGGATTGTTTGCGGCTTAATTGCGGCATGAAGAACCAGTCACCTACTACGATTTTGTAAGCAATCATATCGCGAGTGTCGTACCAGTGATCAAAAGGACCTTTACCCGCGTTGTAAGTCATACCCAAACCGAATTCGAAGGGAGCACGACCGACGATCAAAGCGCCGTATTCTTGGTTCACATTCAAGTAAAGTTGGCTGACTTTCAAATCAACAGAACCTTCGTTCGTCGAAGTCGCAGTGCCTTGTGTGTTTTGATTCAATCCCCAGATTTCACCTACTTGCGAGTTCGGATATTGAGAACTGTTCAAAACATCGAAGCGAGAAATGATGTTTACGCCATCAGCCGCGATGATTTTTGGGCTCAAGTAAAGATAGTTCAAACCATAGGCTTTTCTTTCAGAAGGTGAACCCAAAGATGGTTTATCCACTTCAGTCCATTCTGCGCGGTAGCCCCCGCTCCAATCCAAACTCATGGCGTTGGCCGTTGTGGACAAAAGCGCCACCGAAAGACCCAATGCTTTCAAAAGATTCTTATTCATTTTCATTCCTTTTATTTTGCGACCACGCCAAGGACATCCCCCTCGCGAAGGATGATGAGGTCTTCGTTTTGAATTTTGATTTTATTGCCAGCGTACTCAGAGAAGATCACTTTATCACCGACAACAACGTCCATCGGTTTCAAATGACCTTTTTTGCTCATGTGACCGCGACCGACAGCAACAACCTGACCTTGTAGATTGCCAGAAGTATCTGCCACTGTATCCGGAATGTACAAACCACCTGGAGTCATTTTCTCTGCTCCAGAAAGTTGCACGATCAAGCGATCATCCAATGGAGTTACGAAATTGCTGAGATCCAAATTTTTCGTTGGGGCTTTTTCTTTGACCAAGTGAGAAGCTTTCGGCGCAGAAGCGACTTTCGCAGGAGCTTTAGCCGTTTTCTTAACAGCAGAAGGTTTCGCTGCTTTTTTGGGAGCGGCCTTCTTAGGGGCTGCCTTTTTCACTACGGCCTTTTTTGCCGGAGCTTTTTTCGCCGCCGTTTTTTTTGCGGGGGCCTTCTTAGCCGGAGCAGATTTTTTAGTTACTTTTTTAGGAGTTTTTTTAGAAGCGGTCTTTTTAACGACCTTTTTAACATTGGCTTTTTTAGCAGAAGCTTTCTTCTTAGCCACAACCAATCCTTTCGTTCAAACAAGCTTAGGAAAATTTAAATTTCGCTCATTTGCTTCAGAGAGAGTTTTGCACTACTCTTAACATATATGTTGCGACCACGATTAAAGACCATTTTAATTGCTTTTACAATCCTTGTGACGCTTGTAATCATCTCTGGCCTTGGCGTTGGCGTCTATGCCTACGTCACACTGGAAAAAGAACTGACGGAAAAGTTGGAGTCGAAAAAGTTCATCGTTCCGACAGAGTTCTATGCAGCTCCACCAACTTTTTACGCTCACAGCTTGATACAGATTTCCGAAGTTGAAAAACAGCTTTTGCGCCAGAATTATCGCCGTCGCGACTATGATCAACGCATTCTTCCCGGAGATTATTTCATAGCCAATCGAGAGCAGTGTGCGGCCCGTTTGCAAGTGGGTTTGAATGAAAATCAAGAGGCCTGCATCGGTTGGGTGACATTGGATACGGCTACCGCTGACGTGGACAGCTCTTTACAAATTCTGGTCGTACAAAAAGATCGTTTGATCTCGCAAATTTTTAAAGGGGCTCCGTTTGTCGAGATGACCGAAGCCCACGCCGAAGCTCCATTACTTGCTCAATACATTGGCAATGAACCTTTGATGCAAAAGACAGTGACATTAGGAGAAGTTCCTCCGATGTGTCTGAATGCGATCATGGCCATTGAAGATGCTCAATTTTTGGAGCATGGCGGAGTCAGCATTAAAGGTATCTTCCGTGCGCTGGTAAAAAATATTGCGGCGGGACGAAGAGCTCAAGGTGGTAGCACCATCACTCAACAACTTGTAAAGAACTACTTTTTAACAAGTGAAAGAACTCTGAAAAGAAAATTTCAAGAGTTCGTGATGTCCATCCTGTTAGAATCGCGTTTTTCAAAAGATCAGATCCTTGAAACCTATCTGAACGTCATTTACATGGGACAAAATGGAGCGTTTCAAGTTCGCGGGTACGGTTCAGCAGCCCGTTACTATTTCGGAAAAGAAATCGCGGATCTGAATTTAAGCGAATGCTCACTGATGGCCGCCATCGTGAACAGTCCCGGCTTGTACAACCCTTTCCGAAAACCTGAAAACGCAGAACGCCGTCGCCATTTGGTTCTGGAAAAAATGCAAGGTCTTCAGTTCATCTCCAAAGATGAAGCCGACGCCGCAGACCGCTTGCCACTTCCGGGCGAACCCAGAACTCAAGCCTCTGAAACCGCACCTTACTATCTAGATGCCGTTCGCAAGCAGCTTCTTTCACAAAATATCAATCCCGAGGGTTTAAAGATTTACACCGCTTTGGATTTGGAAGCGCAAGAAGTGGCGCAAGTGTCTTTGCGCGGCCACTTAGACAATCTTGAGAAAAATAACAAATACATCAAAGGTCTTCGCGAAAAAGGCAACAGCCTTGAAGGCAGTGTCCTAGTAGCAAACAATGTGACCGGCCTTGTGAGTGTCGTCGTAGGCGGCCGTAACTATCGCATGACTCAATTCAATCGCGCTATTGATGGGCACCGCCAAATTGGTTCGATCATGAAGCCCTTTGTATACCTGACGGCGCTTTTAAATCAAACCTCTGAAGGACAACCGTATACTCCAATCACGTTACTGAACGATGAAAAATTCAATTACAAATACGAAGGCCAATCTTGGTCTCCGGTAAATTACGGAAAACAGTATTTCGGACAAGTTCCGATGTTTTATGCGTTAAAGAACTCTTTGAATGCTGCGACAGCGGCTCTAGGTATCGCCGTCGGATTAGGAAACGTGATTGATGTCACCCACACCATGGGCGTCACATCAGAACTGAAATCCTTCCCGGCGATGACTTTGGGAGCTTTCGAAATGTATCCGAAAGAAGTTCTGCAAAGTTACATGACCCTTGCGAACATGGGCCAAAAACAAAAAATCTCGTTTGTTCGCCGCGCTCTGAATTCTGATGGCGTAGAAATCTTCGCTCATCAAATAAATCCCGAGCCCACAGTCGATCCTGCAGCCGTCGCAAGTCTTGTCGGGATGATGAAGCAAACTGTTCTGTCAGGAACTGCTCGTTCGATCACGCTCAGTGGATTTCAGAATCCCGCTGCTGGAAAAACAGGAACGACAAGCGATAACAAAGATGCTTGGTTTGCCGGGTTTACTCCCTATCTGACGACGGTGGTTTGGGTTGGTTACGACAACAACCTTCCGCACCGATTAACGGGTTCTAGTGGAGCAGTACCAGTGTGGACGCAATTCATGAAAAAAATCGGGACGCGCTTCCCGGCCGATGATTTTCCTTGGCCGGAAAACACGAAGAAAGTGCTCTTAGATCAAAGCACTTTGGAATCTTTAAATGCGTTTAAAGAAAATGATCCGACTGAAGTTGAATTGATTTTCGACGCCGAAAAAGCACCGAACTGATTTAAAGTTTAATCTCTAAGCCTTCGTAGGCAAAGTCCCATGGGATCGGCGGAAGTTTTTCGCCGTTTCTAGTCGCGAATCTTTCGCGTGATTCATAGTACTCACGCGTTTGTCTTTTAAGTTCTAAAACATGCTCAATACGAGCGCCAGGATCATGATGGGCAAATAAAATGCGTTTGATTCCCTCGCGAAGGGCGATATCCAAGCCCACTTGAGCCGCACTATGTCCCCAATTGGCTTTTTCTGCCAACTCCGGAAGAGTGTACTG
This window contains:
- a CDS encoding transglycosylase domain-containing protein: MTLVIISGLGVGVYAYVTLEKELTEKLESKKFIVPTEFYAAPPTFYAHSLIQISEVEKQLLRQNYRRRDYDQRILPGDYFIANREQCAARLQVGLNENQEACIGWVTLDTATADVDSSLQILVVQKDRLISQIFKGAPFVEMTEAHAEAPLLAQYIGNEPLMQKTVTLGEVPPMCLNAIMAIEDAQFLEHGGVSIKGIFRALVKNIAAGRRAQGGSTITQQLVKNYFLTSERTLKRKFQEFVMSILLESRFSKDQILETYLNVIYMGQNGAFQVRGYGSAARYYFGKEIADLNLSECSLMAAIVNSPGLYNPFRKPENAERRRHLVLEKMQGLQFISKDEADAADRLPLPGEPRTQASETAPYYLDAVRKQLLSQNINPEGLKIYTALDLEAQEVAQVSLRGHLDNLEKNNKYIKGLREKGNSLEGSVLVANNVTGLVSVVVGGRNYRMTQFNRAIDGHRQIGSIMKPFVYLTALLNQTSEGQPYTPITLLNDEKFNYKYEGQSWSPVNYGKQYFGQVPMFYALKNSLNAATAALGIAVGLGNVIDVTHTMGVTSELKSFPAMTLGAFEMYPKEVLQSYMTLANMGQKQKISFVRRALNSDGVEIFAHQINPEPTVDPAAVASLVGMMKQTVLSGTARSITLSGFQNPAAGKTGTTSDNKDAWFAGFTPYLTTVVWVGYDNNLPHRLTGSSGAVPVWTQFMKKIGTRFPADDFPWPENTKKVLLDQSTLESLNAFKENDPTEVELIFDAEKAPN
- a CDS encoding co-chaperone GroES, whose amino-acid sequence is MAKKKASAKKANVKKVVKKTASKKTPKKVTKKSAPAKKAPAKKTAAKKAPAKKAVVKKAAPKKAAPKKAAKPSAVKKTAKAPAKVASAPKASHLVKEKAPTKNLDLSNFVTPLDDRLIVQLSGAEKMTPGGLYIPDTVADTSGNLQGQVVAVGRGHMSKKGHLKPMDVVVGDKVIFSEYAGNKIKIQNEDLIILREGDVLGVVAK